Genomic DNA from Niallia circulans:
GCCTTCTTCGCTTTATAACCATACAAAAAAACTCCAGTTGTAGAACTGGAGTTTTTTGTTATTCTCCTTGGTTACTGCTCTTAATGAGCTCCATTCCCTCAGCCAATATCTCCAGAAAGAAGCCAATTTCCTCTGTTTCATCAAGAACCTGAAGCTCTTGTGCAATCCACTCTAGGTTTATGTACAGTAACTGTCTTCCGACTCCACGCGTTTCCAAGACTTCACTTAGCCAAATAATATAATCATGGAAAACCTTTTTATTAAGAAGAGAATACGCTGTTTCCATGTACTGAAAATGGTAGTTTATATCTTCTTTTGTCCGTTTCTTTCCATTCTCTCCAAACCGCTCCAAATCAGGATACTCTTCATAAAATCTCACAAATAACTTTTCAACAATCTTTTCTTTTTCCAATAAATTCATACTCAAATCCTCTGCCTTTCTAGCAATTTCTATTAACTGACTCTACTTTTATAGTATAATTTATGTAATATCTTAACGACAATTTCCTCAGTAATGATAACAAACCAACAGATTAAAACGATCGGACGTGAAAGAAAATTGACTCACTTCGTTTCAGCAAAGGAGTTTGCCTTAGCCCTATTAGAAGGCAATATCCAAAAAAGCATGGCAATCATTCAAGAATTAGATTATCAAGGCTATAATACTGCTTTCATTTACGACGAATTAATTACCCCTGCAATGAAATATATCGGAGAGCTTTGGCAGAAGAATGAAATAAGTGTAGCGGAGGAGCATTTGGCAACAGGTATATGTGAAGTTATCCTATCTCATTACATGTTGAATATACAGAAGGCTGATACCCAGGAAAAGAAAGTATTATTATTTTGCCTCGAAGGGGAGCATCATACAATCGGTTTAAAAATGTGTGCTTCTACCTTTCAGGAGAATGGCTGGGAAGTTAAAAACCTTGGACCTAACCTTCCTCTCGAGCATGCGGTTTATATGGCCCGAAAATGGCAGCCTGATGTTATTGGCATGTCTCTTTCCATGTCCTTTTCCATTCCAACACTCCGTCCGTATATCGAAGAGCTTGAGAGACTTGCGCCACGACCTGCAATCATTGTTGGAAGTAGACTGATTCAAGATTATGATTTGCGGCAATACTGCAGTCCGTCTACTATATTTATCTCTGAGCAATCGGAATTAAAGTCTTGGCTACAAATATACAATAACGCAAATAGCTTGATTCATTCTGTAAGGAGCGATAGTTGATGATGTTAGATTTATCTGTCATACCAGTACCCTTTTTTCAGATTGACAACAGCTATTGCATTCTAGCAAGATCAGCAGCAAGCAACCAAATCTTTGCGCCTGCAGATAATTTTCTTGAGCTTATTGATAAAGAAAGCCGTGAAAAAACCATCGCCTTCTTGAACGAAAGGGAAGGAACGAAGTCCATCGAAGTAAACATGACAACTTCTCCAAAAGGGTTGGCCTTCTTTAACATCCAGTATACTTACGATTCAAGTAATAAGCTTTTTTATGTATTGTGTCACAGTATTGAACAACAGTATACCAATATTTCTTATGAATTAAATCAATTAAGAGACTCCTTGCTGCATCTGCAATCAGGACAAGACATTAAAGAAATGTCGACTACTACGACACGAGATGAGAAAAGCCTTGATAAACTCAATAATATCGAAACAAGAAAGAAGCTGGATAAAGTTAAGAGGTCTACCTCAACGGTCGTTGACCTGCTCGGTATTATTTCCCCACTCATTATTGAAGGAGGAAAAGGTGAGTATCTGGAGATGATATATGACGAGCTCTATGAAATTAAAACAATAGCTGATGAAATGAAAAAAACCCTTTAAATTAAGGGTTTTTTTCATTAACTAATAGGAAATCTCATTTCAACTGTTGTACCAACCCCAACCTCACTAAAGAATGTCAGTGTACCTTTATGGTTATCGATGATTTTTTGACTGATCATCAATCCTAAGCCAGTTCCTTTTTCCTTTGTTGTATAAAAAGGCTCTCCCATTTTTTCCAGCTGATCCTTTGGAATCCCCTTACCCTGGTCTGTTACTTTCACAAGCAGATATCCACCTGTTTCCATATGAGCAGAAATATGAATATTACCTTCTGATTCCATCGCTTCCATTGCGTTTTTTATCATGTTGATGAACAGCTGCTTCAGCTCTTTTTCATTGCAATAAACAGCCGGCAGATTCCCTGTATATTCTAATTGAAGATTGATATTTTTTAAGATCGCCTGTGTATTAAGAAGAACATTGACATCCTCTAATATTCTTTCGATCTGCATTTCTTTAAATGCAACTGCTTGTGGTCTTGCCAATACAAGAAATTCACTAATAATAAGCTCTAACCTGTTAAATTCAGAGAACATTACCTCTGTATATTCCTTATTATACGTATTACTCTGCATCATCAGCTGCAGAAATCCTTTTAAGGAGGTGAGCGGATTACGAATTTCATGAGCGATTCCTGCTGCAAGCTGACCAACAGCAGATAACATTTCTGATTTTTTGAGCATTGCTTCTGACTTCTTGTTTTCCGTTATATCCTCTGATGTGCGCAGGAGGTTGACAAGCTTACCTGTCGAGTCCTTGATGACACGAAAGCTGACATATTCCCATCTTTCAATACCATCATCGAGTCGGTAAGTAATATTCCCTTCCCAATCCTCGCCATCCTTGATCGTATTCCAAATATCATGGAATTCCTCTGCATTTAAATATTGCTCATACACGTCTAAAATATGAAGTCCTGTGCAGTCCAAATCCTGCTTTATTTGTTGCTTAAACCGTTCATTTGTATAATTAATCCTGCCTTCATTATCTGTAATAATAATACTTGTTGGACTTTTCTCAATTACGCTAGAAGTAAGCATAAGTTTCTGATTATAGGTTTTAATTTCCGTTATATCGGTAAAAGTAATAACAACACCATCAACTATATTGTCACTCGTGCGATACGGCATTGCCCTCATGCCATACCAGTTGCCATCATAGCTGCGGATTTCCCGTTCAACCTTTGCAGACGTTTTAAGCACTTCCCTTGCATCCTCGAGAAGAGATCCATACTCCAAATTATGAGAGATATGGAAAAGCGGACGTCCAATATCCATATCAAGCACATTGACAATTTTTTGAACCTCCGGCGTAAACAGCTTGATTTTAAAGCCTTTGTCCAAAAAGATCGTTCCAATATTAGTGTTTATCAACAGATTGTCCAAATCATTTGTTAAATCAGTCAGTTCTGTAATCTTACTTTCATACTCGTTATTAACATTTATTAATTCCTCGTTAACAGACTGGAGCTCTTCGTTTGTAGATTGCAGCTCTTCATTCGAAGCAATTAATTCCTCATTAGTAGATTGGAGCTCTTCATTGGATGTTTCTAGCTCCTCAATTGTTGTTTGCAGATTTTGTTGGGTATAAAACAATTCCTGCTCTAAATCAACAACTCTTTCACTTATCGTACTATCATGATCAAAATATATAGGGGGACTAAGTACCCCTATTTTGTTATCATCTTCTTCCTCCTGAAACAAGATGATAGAAAGAGCATCCCTATCCAAAAATCTTCGAATAGTTAAATCAAAGTATTTTTCCTCTTTATCAATAACCAACAGGATGTTTTTATATGTTATTTCCTCTTCGTTTTCCTTAAGCTTCTTCAAGCCTGTTCCAATAATAACAGAAAGATGTGCTGGCACCATTTTAAAAATGCTGTAATTTGTCTCTCCGATTGGAACAGATAAGAAACGATTGGCTTTCTTTGAAGTTAGGACAACTTCATTCTGCTCATTAAGGATAATACAAGGATTAATGAAATCATTAACAAGCTTTTGATAAAGCAAGTCTACCTTTCTGCCTGGCATTGCATCAAATAGGGTAGCTGGTGCATGAATATCTGAATGGGTAATTTCCTTTGCCTTGTGTTTAGAGTGGATAGCAGGCTCCTTTAAATCCCATTTATCACTTTGCTTGTTCCGGAAAATTTTCCATTTTGAGTGAATCGGCTCGAAAAGCCCTGAAAGCTTGCCGATTGTTTCGCTTGAACCTAAGAACAGGATTCCATTTTCAATAAGAGAAAAATGGAAAAGGGACAGAATTTTCTGCTGCAATTCAGGCTGAAAGTATATCATCATATTGCGGCAGCTAATCATATCGATGTTAACAAACGGTGAGTCTTTAGAGATATTGTGAGGAGCAAACACAATTTTTTTTCTGATAGATTTTTTCACTTGATATTTATCCCCAGCCGGTTCAAAATACCTTTCTTTCATATATGGTGGAACTTCACTTAACAGCTCGCTCTCGTATAGTCCTTGGCTTGCTATTTTAATGGAATCCTTATCTACATCTGTTGCAAAAATCCGAAAATCAATGGCCTCATCTAATGATTCCATGTATTGATCAAGAAGAATCGCTAATGTGTAAGCTTCTTGCCCTGTAGAGCAGCCAACCGTCCACACTCTAACCTCTTCTTCGCCATTTTCCAGCTTATTTGCGACAATATCCGGTATCAGCTTCTCAATTTCCTTAAAAGCCTCTGGGTCCCGAAAGAATTGAGTAACTCCTATAAGCAAGTCCTTATGCAGCAAATCAATTTCCTCTGGGAACTTGAACAAGTAATCCCGATATGCATCTAATGACAGCATAGGCTCCTTAATTACCTTCATCCTTCTCTCAATCCTGCGCAAAACACTGCTTTTTTTATAGAAGGAAAAGTTAATACCTGTTCTTTTCAGCAAAATATTAAAAATATGCTTAAGTGACTCATCACTATAAGTCAAACTTGATGGGTCTGTTATCGTCTGCATAATAATTGGGATGTCAGAAGGAGCCTCGATATAATCAGCAACACCAGAAGTAATCACACTTTTAGGCATATTATGGAATTTAGCTGTATCCTCCTCTTGAACGAACACAACTCCACCATTATCTTTAATAATTCGAACTCCTTCTGTCCCATCTGTTCCATTACCGGAAAATATAATGCTGATTGCTTTCTGTTTCTTTTCCTGTGCTAAGGATATAAGGAAAGTATCGATTGGGAAGTTATAATGCTTGTCCTTCTCATACTCTTCTAACTGGAACACACCTTCAGAAATCGTCAAAAATTGATTAGGAGGATTTAAGTATATTGTATTTGGAACCAACTGCATTCCCTTTGCCGCCCGCAAAATATTCATATTTGTTTTTTTGGCAAGCAATTCAGGCATAAAGCTCTTATACTTTGATGAAAGATGCTGTACAATGACAAACACCATACCAGTATTAGAAGGCATATTTGCGAAAAATTGCTCAATTGCTTCCAATCCACCAGCTGATGCACCAATTCCGACGACATAAAAGTCATTCATCAGTTCAGTTTGCTCAGATGAATGGGTAGAGATGTTTTCAGTCATAATTTCCCCCGATTCTTTTATAGAATATATGTATTTTAATATGTAAGTTACTTAGTAAGTTATATCCCTATTATGTATAAAAATGTCTCCACCCTAATCTTATTGTAATCTATAGAGGCAAATGAAAATAGGTTATTTGCTATATATTTATGGTATTTTTTCATTTTTTCTATTTTTAATTTATCATATTCACCAACACTCATCTTCCCCCTCTAAAATTACAAAAAAACTTTTTTAGTATTCTTTACCCGTATTTTTTAACGGTTAAACTTCTTTTCGTAAGTTTTTTTTAATTTTTTAAAAGTTTTTTTCTTAAAAGTAAAAAAGCCTGATTCTTATAGTAAGAATCAGACTTTTTCTTTTCAGCTTACCATTTGAAGCAAGCTGCACCAACGATAATTAACAGAATGAATAAAACTACGATTAAAGCAAATCCTCCACCGTAACCAGTTCCGCAAGAATAACCATAACTAGGATAACCACAACCACCATATCCGTACATATAGTGTTCCTCCTTCTATATATTTTTAGTTTTTATCTCTTAGTAACCGCCGTAGCCCCAAGAAGCGCCAATGATAACCAATAAGATGAACAATACTACTAATAAAGCGAAACCTCCGCCGTATCCAACTTCACCCATAATTAACTCCTCCTTTTCTAAATTCTATATATCCTATTCAAATGACCCATAATGTGCGATAGTTAAATGCACATTTTTTAGGTTTTTGACTAGTACAAGCAGAATTCACAAAACAAACATATTTATTAGAGAAAAAGGTTAGCTAGCTCAAAAAAAGAGACGGAAGATAATATTGTTGATTGGTGTGGCGAAACACTCCCGCGCATTGTGATTTGATTTATCTAAAATCTTCATTCAATAAAAAAAGGCCTCTTTATAGAAAAGAGAACCCTTTTGGTTTGTTATTCTGGTTTTTTTAAAGGTATAAGCTCGAAGATTTCCTTTGATTCAAGACTGTCTACAAATCTGTTAAGCCAATCGTAGTAATCAAGAGCATTTTTTAATTTATTAATATCACTAATTGCCAATTCTTTAAGTTCTTCCTCAATATCATCCCGACTAACAAGGCTATTTAATTCTGCAAGTGACTTTTTCATTTCCAAAACATTTTCAGAAATAGCAGATCTCCACTTTATCGCAAAAAAGTCAATAAAATTCTGGTACCAGTCGCTTTCAGCTTTGTATAAGTCCTTTCTTACCCCTTTTTTCCAAACTTTATCGACCATCTTCAATTCCAATAAAGTTCTGACAGAGGTGCTCATACTCGTTTTGCTCATCCCAAGCTCTTCCTTCATTTCATCGAGTGTCATAGGATTTTCCTGAAACATCAGCATTCCATATAAGCGCCCAATTGAATCTGTCACACCATACAAATCCATGTTCTGTGCAACAACATCTATTACTCTTTCCCGTGCCCTTTCCAGCTGTTCTTTACCTTCCATGCTATATTCACATCCAATTTAATCATTCATTATATAGAAGAAAAACGGAGATCTTGATGTTTATTATCATAACTGTCTATCTCCACTTTAATGCATCTACGTTGGCTTCTTATAATATTATTCCTTTATAGATTATCACGATTGGAAAATTTGTAAAGAATCAAACTTAATAGCATTTGGCAGTATTTAAGAGGATTTTTAAGGAAACACACATTACAGTACGTACAGTTTTTTCTGTACGTACAGAATGGATGAATTTGACTGAATATAAGCTTTGCGGTAATTAGTGAAAAAATACTATACTTATGGAGTGCCATGATGAACGGTTCCCGAAAAAACGAGGTGAAAGAATGGAAAACAACGTAAAAGTAAAAATTGAAGATGTGACAAAAATCTTCGGTAAAAACAGTAAAAAAGCCATTTCCCTTCTACAAAAGGGTGAATCTAAAGGCGAAATACTAAAGAAGACAGGTTCAACTGTCGGGGTTAATAAAGCTAGTTTTGAAATTAAAGCAGGCGAAATATTTGTCATTATGGGATTATCCGGAAGCGGAAAATCAACACTTGTTCGTATGCTGAATAGACTTATTGATCCAACACTTGGAAAAATCTACATTGATGGCAAGGACATTGTCAAAATGTCGAAGGATGAATTACGTAAAGTTAGAAGAGAGAAAATTAGCATGGTGTTCCAAAAATTCGCTCTCCTTCCTCATCGTACAATCTTGGAAAACACAGAATTCGGTTTAGAGATACAAGGCATTGATAAAGCTACACGCAAACAACGTGCTTTAGAATCTCTTAAACTAGTCGGATTAGAAGGCTACGAAAGCCAATATCCTGATCAATTGAGCGGTGGTATGCAGCAGCGTGTTGGACTTGCAAGAGCACTTGCTAATGATCCAGACGTATTGTTAATGGATGAAGCTTTCAGTGCACTTGACCCTTTAATTCGTAAAGACATGCAAGATGAGCTTTTGGATTTACAATCAACCATGGAAAAAACAATCATCTTTATTACACATGATTTAGATGAGGCATTAAGAATTGGTGACCGAATTGCATTGATGAAGGATGGCTCGATTGTTCAAGTCGGTACACCAGAGGAAATCCTGATGAATCCTTCTAATGACTATGTTGAGCGCTTTGTAGAAGACGTTGATCTGTCAAAAGTGCTTACAGCAAATCACGTTATGAAACGTGCAGAGGCTGTAAATGTAGACAGAGGCCCACGTGTTGCCCTTCAAATGATGAGAGACCTTGGTATTTCAAGCATTTATGTCGTAAACAAAAAAAGAAATCTGCTTGGAGCAGTAACAGCAGATGCAGCAAGAAGTGCAGTTGAGAATAATAAGCCACTGCATGATATTCTCGATGAAACACTGACAGTAAGCGGTGATACGCTGCTTGTAGACCTTTTTGACAAAGTATCGACAGCAAGTATTCCTGTTGCAGTAGTTGACGGAGATCATCGTCTAAAAGGCATGCTTGTCAGAGGTGCAGTTATTGGTGCCCTTGCAGGAAACAACGAAAATATTAACAGCCAAACAGATATTATGGAAACACAAAAAACGGAGGTGGTGAACTAATGGAAAACTTACTTCCAAAACTTCCGGTTGCAGATTGGATTGACACTTTTGTTGATTGGCTGACTTCCACATTTGAAGTAGCATTTGACGGCATTAGTGAAGGTCTTGAAGTTGTAGTAGATTCATTAGTAGCAGTATTTGCTTTTATTCCTTCCTATATCTTTATTATTTTATTAACATTGATTGCTTGGAAGCTTGCGAATAAAAAAATTGCTTTATTTACATTAGTTGGTTTATTCCTTGTAGATAATCTTGGTTATTGGGATCCAATGCTTGATACTTTAGCACTTGTATTATCAGCTGTTATTATCTCGATTATTATAGGAGTCCCACTAGGAATATGGGCATCTCAAAAAAATACCGTAAAACAAATCGTTGTTCCTGTATTAGACTTTATGCAGACAATGCCAGCATTCGTATATTTAATACCTGCAATCTTCTTCTTTAATATAGGAGTCGTTCCTGGTGTAGTAGCTTCTGTAATTTTCTCTATGCCGCCTACTATTCGATTAACGATTCTTGGTGTCCAACAGGTGCCTGCCGATATTACGGAAGCAACCGAGTCATTCGGAAGCACAACGGCACAAAGACTTATGAAGGTTCAGCTTCCTCTTGCCATGCCAACAATTATGGCAGGTATTAACCAAAGTATTATGCTTGCACTATCCATGGTAGTTATCGCTGCAATGGTCGGAGCTCCTGGTTTAGGTGCTGACGTATACCGTGCAGTTACACAAATCCAAATCGGACGCGGCTTTGAAGCTGGTTTGGCGATTGTAGTTGTTGCAATCATTCTAGATAGAATTACGCAAAACCTTGGTACAAAAAAAAGAGGGGGAATTTAAACATATGAAAAAGTTTATATCCATGCTATTTGCTGCAGCTTTAGTGTTTGCACTTGCTGCATGCGGATCAAAAGCAGACGAGAATGCTTCCATCGGGGAGCAAGTAGATCACGAAATTATTGGAATTGACCCTGGTGCAGGAATTATGAAGGCCGCTAACAAAGCAAAGGAAGACTATGACTTGTCTGACTGGACCATTGTGGAAGGCTCAAGTGCAGCAATGACTGCAACATTAAAAAAAGCTTATGATAAAGAAGAACCAATTATCATTACAGGATGGACTCCGCATTGGATGTTTAATGCATATGACCTAAAATATTTAGAAGATCCTAAAGGTTCATTCGGCGAAGATGAAAATATTCATACAATCGCACGTAAGGGTCTTAAAGAAGATATGCCTGAAGCATATCAAGTGCTTGACAACTTCCATTGGGATACAGATGCAATGGGCGAAGTGATGATGGAAATTTATGATGGAACACAACCAGAGGATGCAGCTGCTGCATGGGTTAAAGATAATGCAGATGTAGTAAGTGAGTGGACAAAAGGCGTTTCTAAAGTAAATGGCGATAAAATTAAACTAGGCTATGTTGCTTGGGATAGTGAAATTGCCAGCACAAATGTAATCGGCAAAGTTTTGACTGACTTAGGCTATGACGTTACATTAAGCCAAGTAGAAGCTGGTCCAATGTGGACTGGAGTAGCAGATGGAAGCCTTGATGCACATGTTGCAGGCTGGCTGCCAATTACCCATGAAGACTATGCGACTAAATATGAAGGCAAATTTGAAGATTTAGGTGCAAACCTTGAAGGAACTAAGCTTGGTCTTGTTGTTCCTAGCTATATGGATATCGATTCAATCGAAGACTTAAAAGAACAGTAATACAAATGAAGGGTATCCCGCATTGGGATACCCTTTTTAGCTTGTCTGTAGAGTAAAAAAGAATTGCTGCTTTTTTATATACTTATTTGACTAGGACGTTATAAATAAGGCTAAACAGTAATAACAATAAAGCAGTCTTGCGCCTTTACATACTGCTGAGACTCTATTACATCACCCTAAAGGAAAATCAGCTAATAAAGACCCCAAGCTATTATGCGTGTATATCACGATAAATAGCTTGGGGTTGTTTATGACTAATATATATTGTTATTATTCGTCAGCTTCTGTGCGGATTACCTCTCTGTTCTTTCCAGACAGATTTTCAAGAAGCTCCTTCACGTCAATTCCAGCAGATGCTTTGAGTGATTCCTGCATCGTTGCCATTAAGTCTGTCGCATATCCTGATACTTTGTTGGCACCAGAGCTGCCATTACCACCTGTATCCACAACCGTAATTTTATCAATATTACCAAGCGGGCTGGCAATTTGCTTAGCATATTCAGGAAGCATCTCCAACACCATATCCAGAATAGCAGCCTGACCGTACATATCGTAAGCCTCTGCAATTTTCCTTTTCGCCTCTGCTTCTGCTAAACCTTTCAAGCGAATAATTTCTGCTTCTGTTTCCCCTTTTGCCTTGTCTGCTTCCGCTTTCGCCAAACCATCGACACGAACCTTCTCTGCTTCCGCTTTTGCTTGGGACTCAATGCGATACTGGTTTGCATCGGCTTCGGCCATCTGTCTGCGTTTGTTTGCTTCTGCTGACTGTTCAACCGCATAACGATCTGCATCGGCTTTCTTTTTCACTTCAGAATCATATTGCTTCTCTCTTCTTAAGATCTCTTTTTCTTCCAATTCAATCTGCTTTTGTCTTTCAATAATTCGAATCTGCATTTCCTGCTCTGTAACATCTTGTTTAGATCGCGCTGTTTCTAAGTCATATGCCTGGTCGGCACGCGCTTTTGCGATATCCTGATCCCTTCTAAAATCAGCCATTTTCATCTGGTTTTCTTTTTCTGCTTCCGCTATTTCAGTAGCGCGCTCCAGTTCTGCCTTTTTCGCATCCTTATCTGCTTCAGCCCTTTTTATTCTTGTTTCTTTATCTGCCTCAGCTGTTGCAATATCGGCGTCTCTTTTTACTTGAGCAATTCTTGGCTTACCAAGGGAATCCAAGTAACCATTCTTATCCCTGACATCCTTTATTGTAAAGGAAACGATGATTAAGCCCATCTTCGCTAAATCCTGTGAAGCGACACGCTGTACTTCCTGTGAGAACTTATCTCTGTTCTTATAAATTTCCTCGACTGTCATGCTCCCAAGAATGGAGCGAAGATGTCCTTCCAGCACTTCTCTCGCTTCATTTTCTCTGTCTCCCTTAGGTTTACCGAGGAATTGTTCTGCAGCTGTCGCAATTTCTCCAATTGATCCGCCGATCTTAATGATAGCAGTACCATCTGCCATAACAGGCACACCTTGCTCTGTATAAACCTCAGGTGTTGACACATCAAGCTTGCTTGACAGCAGGCTTAATGGCTCTGATTGCTGGAATACCGGCAGAATGAATGTACCTCCACCGCGGATAATTTTGATTTTATTACCTGATTCATCTACATGAACATTTCTTGAGCCAAGGTAGCTTCCAGTTACAATTAATGCTTCATCTGGACCAGCCGTTTTATATTTCGAGATAAAGATACCTACTAATGCAATGAATAAAATAAGTACAATTCCGATAATAATCCAAATTTCTAAACCGATTCCAAGCATATATAATTCCTCCTTTTTGTCTTTCATTCTTCATATTTCTAACTAGCCTTCATACGGTACTACGTATGCAATGCTGTCCTTTACTTCTATTACAATTGTTTCCACTCCATACTCGATTGCTTCATTGTAGAAGCTTGCTGCTGTTTTTGATATGTTCCCACTTGTACTTTCAATGATTATTTCCCCATATCCATCCATTGGAATGGTTGTTATAACCTTTCCAACTCTTCCCTTTAACGATTCTTCATTATAAACCAGCGATTCTTCTGCAGAAGATAATGGTATTAATACAAAAAAATGGAAGCTTAAAGCTGCAATAAAGGCTGCCAGTGCTGATACAACAAGAATTACGATGCTGTTCAAGCCACTATAGCGTTCTAATAAATATCCGCATGCAGATAATATTGTTAAAAAAGAAAGCATTACTGTGGGATTAAGGATACCGATATCTGTATGCAAAATATCGGAGAAAAAGATGGAGAATAAAATGAGTATGCCTGAAATTACTAAAAGTGCAAGATAAATGGACGGCAACGAAAATCCGAATAATTCCATAAGCATCATTCACTTTCTTTAAAATTTGCTTGCATGAATTGCCTTCTTTAATCATCACCTGCCTATAATTAGCTTTGTTAGTTTATATACGAATGTACAGCAAGATAGTTTCAGTATTTAGCGATTTTTTTCATCATTCTTATTATTGTTGTTTACTATCTTCATATTTTATTGATTATTAATCATCTTTTTGAAAAAATTCTCATATTTTACTAATAAGCAGTTAATTAGTATTTTCTTTACGTAACTTTTGAAGAACGCAAGTATGGAGGATAAGATGAGTCGATCAGAAAAACATGCAAACCAGGATCATAAGAAGGGGAAAAAATCAGTTTACATTATTTGCTGCTGTGCCTTACTTCTTCTTTTTATTGGCGGTTATTTCTTCACAGAGTATTTCTTTGCTGATAAGCCAAATGATCAAAATTTAGGAGACAAAGTAGTCATTACACTTCCAACTGGCAAAAAAGTATTTACTTATGAAAATCTTATTGTCGAGGAAAACGGAAAGCTCTTATATAAAGGAGACAGAAATACGCTCGACCTCACTGGCGGTGTGATCGTTTATGAGGATTGGGATTAGCCTACCAACTGGAAACAAGCTGGTCCACCAAGTATGGACCAGCCCTTGTTTCTTCTGCTTATCTTAATGTCTCTTGCTGTGCTTGTTTAGCTAAAAGCGGTCGTTCATTGCTCCAAATCACCGCTACCGGGAACGAGAAGTATTCAGTTAAGCAATTACTTGTCAATATATCCTCAGTTTTGCCCTT
This window encodes:
- a CDS encoding cobalamin B12-binding domain-containing protein, with product MITNQQIKTIGRERKLTHFVSAKEFALALLEGNIQKSMAIIQELDYQGYNTAFIYDELITPAMKYIGELWQKNEISVAEEHLATGICEVILSHYMLNIQKADTQEKKVLLFCLEGEHHTIGLKMCASTFQENGWEVKNLGPNLPLEHAVYMARKWQPDVIGMSLSMSFSIPTLRPYIEELERLAPRPAIIVGSRLIQDYDLRQYCSPSTIFISEQSELKSWLQIYNNANSLIHSVRSDS
- a CDS encoding CheR family methyltransferase, which codes for MTENISTHSSEQTELMNDFYVVGIGASAGGLEAIEQFFANMPSNTGMVFVIVQHLSSKYKSFMPELLAKKTNMNILRAAKGMQLVPNTIYLNPPNQFLTISEGVFQLEEYEKDKHYNFPIDTFLISLAQEKKQKAISIIFSGNGTDGTEGVRIIKDNGGVVFVQEEDTAKFHNMPKSVITSGVADYIEAPSDIPIIMQTITDPSSLTYSDESLKHIFNILLKRTGINFSFYKKSSVLRRIERRMKVIKEPMLSLDAYRDYLFKFPEEIDLLHKDLLIGVTQFFRDPEAFKEIEKLIPDIVANKLENGEEEVRVWTVGCSTGQEAYTLAILLDQYMESLDEAIDFRIFATDVDKDSIKIASQGLYESELLSEVPPYMKERYFEPAGDKYQVKKSIRKKIVFAPHNISKDSPFVNIDMISCRNMMIYFQPELQQKILSLFHFSLIENGILFLGSSETIGKLSGLFEPIHSKWKIFRNKQSDKWDLKEPAIHSKHKAKEITHSDIHAPATLFDAMPGRKVDLLYQKLVNDFINPCIILNEQNEVVLTSKKANRFLSVPIGETNYSIFKMVPAHLSVIIGTGLKKLKENEEEITYKNILLVIDKEEKYFDLTIRRFLDRDALSIILFQEEEDDNKIGVLSPPIYFDHDSTISERVVDLEQELFYTQQNLQTTIEELETSNEELQSTNEELIASNEELQSTNEELQSVNEELINVNNEYESKITELTDLTNDLDNLLINTNIGTIFLDKGFKIKLFTPEVQKIVNVLDMDIGRPLFHISHNLEYGSLLEDAREVLKTSAKVEREIRSYDGNWYGMRAMPYRTSDNIVDGVVITFTDITEIKTYNQKLMLTSSVIEKSPTSIIITDNEGRINYTNERFKQQIKQDLDCTGLHILDVYEQYLNAEEFHDIWNTIKDGEDWEGNITYRLDDGIERWEYVSFRVIKDSTGKLVNLLRTSEDITENKKSEAMLKKSEMLSAVGQLAAGIAHEIRNPLTSLKGFLQLMMQSNTYNKEYTEVMFSEFNRLELIISEFLVLARPQAVAFKEMQIERILEDVNVLLNTQAILKNINLQLEYTGNLPAVYCNEKELKQLFINMIKNAMEAMESEGNIHISAHMETGGYLLVKVTDQGKGIPKDQLEKMGEPFYTTKEKGTGLGLMISQKIIDNHKGTLTFFSEVGVGTTVEMRFPIS
- a CDS encoding YjcZ family sporulation protein — protein: MYGYGGCGYPSYGYSCGTGYGGGFALIVVLFILLIIVGAACFKW
- a CDS encoding YjcZ family sporulation protein, yielding MGEVGYGGGFALLVVLFILLVIIGASWGYGGY
- a CDS encoding GbsR/MarR family transcriptional regulator produces the protein MEGKEQLERARERVIDVVAQNMDLYGVTDSIGRLYGMLMFQENPMTLDEMKEELGMSKTSMSTSVRTLLELKMVDKVWKKGVRKDLYKAESDWYQNFIDFFAIKWRSAISENVLEMKKSLAELNSLVSRDDIEEELKELAISDINKLKNALDYYDWLNRFVDSLESKEIFELIPLKKPE
- the proV gene encoding glycine betaine/L-proline ABC transporter ATP-binding protein ProV, which produces MENNVKVKIEDVTKIFGKNSKKAISLLQKGESKGEILKKTGSTVGVNKASFEIKAGEIFVIMGLSGSGKSTLVRMLNRLIDPTLGKIYIDGKDIVKMSKDELRKVRREKISMVFQKFALLPHRTILENTEFGLEIQGIDKATRKQRALESLKLVGLEGYESQYPDQLSGGMQQRVGLARALANDPDVLLMDEAFSALDPLIRKDMQDELLDLQSTMEKTIIFITHDLDEALRIGDRIALMKDGSIVQVGTPEEILMNPSNDYVERFVEDVDLSKVLTANHVMKRAEAVNVDRGPRVALQMMRDLGISSIYVVNKKRNLLGAVTADAARSAVENNKPLHDILDETLTVSGDTLLVDLFDKVSTASIPVAVVDGDHRLKGMLVRGAVIGALAGNNENINSQTDIMETQKTEVVN
- a CDS encoding ABC transporter permease — protein: MENLLPKLPVADWIDTFVDWLTSTFEVAFDGISEGLEVVVDSLVAVFAFIPSYIFIILLTLIAWKLANKKIALFTLVGLFLVDNLGYWDPMLDTLALVLSAVIISIIIGVPLGIWASQKNTVKQIVVPVLDFMQTMPAFVYLIPAIFFFNIGVVPGVVASVIFSMPPTIRLTILGVQQVPADITEATESFGSTTAQRLMKVQLPLAMPTIMAGINQSIMLALSMVVIAAMVGAPGLGADVYRAVTQIQIGRGFEAGLAIVVVAIILDRITQNLGTKKRGGI